GACGACGCTCGCGCTGCAGCGCCAGAAATCGCTGCTGATGCAGCAGCACCATGCACTGGAAGAGCGCTGCGAACAACTCGCGGTCGAGGCCCGCGTCGATGCGCTGACCGGCGTCGGCTCGCGGCGCGACGCCGATCATCGACTCGGCGACGAATTCCGCGTTGCACTCACGCTGAATCTGCCGCTGTCGGTTGCGCTGATCGATATCGACCGCTTCAAGCAGGTGAACGACACCTACGGCCACGCACGGGGCGACGAAATGCTGCGTCAGGTTGCACGCAAGCTGGCGTCGGAATTGCGCAGTGACGACTACCTCGCGCGTTTCGGCGGAGAGGAATTTGTCGTCATGCTGCCCAATACGCCAGCCGAATTGGCGCGGAAGATTTCCGAGCGCCTGCGCCGCGCGGTCGAAACCGGACCGTGGCAAGCGCCGGACGAACTGACGGTAAGTATCGGTTTCGCCTGCGCTGACGCGCACGCAGCCTCGATAGACGCCCTGATCGCAGCGGCCGACGCCGCGCTGTACCGGGCCAAGGACAACGGCCGCAACCGGGTGGAGGCGGCGACCGATACCACGCCGGGCAGCCCCGGCGAATGTCTGGTCGAACGCTGAGCCCTCAGCGCAGCCGCGCCTGCATGTCGGATGTGGCGACCACGCTGCCATCCTGATCGACGCGCAGCGCATGACTGACGCCCATGCGCGCGGCCAGCGCCTGCCAGGCGTCGCGCCCGGCGATGAACAGCGGCTTGCTGTCGGCGTCCGAGCGCGCACCGGCATCGGGCGCAGCAGGAATCAGCACGGTCAGCGACTGCGTGTGGCGCACCGGCTGGCCGTCGCGCGGATCGATCAGATGGCACAGCCGCTCGCCATCGAGCTCGAAGTAGCGCTGGTAGTCACCCGATGTGCCGATGGCTTCGCCGTCGCGCAGCTCGACGCTGGCAAGTGCCTCGGACTTGCGCGGGTGCTGGATGCCGACGCGCCACGGCTGGTCACCCTTGGCGCCCAGCGCCAGCACGTTGCCGCCGATATTGATCAGTGCGTTGCGCACGCCGCGCGCGCGCAGCAGGGCGGCCGCACGGTCGAGCGCGTAGCCCTTGGCATAGCCGCCCAGGTCGAACTGCACGGCGCCGTTGCGGCTGCCCAGACGATGACCGCCGGCCGGCCCGGCGTCGATATCGACATCGGCCATGCGCGGCCGCGCCGCGATCAACGCCGCCAGCGTCGCCGCATCGGGCCGCCGCGGCAGGAATTCGTCGGCATGGAAACCCCAGGCACCGATCAGCGCGCCGGCGGCCGGATTGAACAGGTCTTCGCCGCGCAGCGCCGTGGTCTTTACATCAGCCAGCAACTGCGCCATCTCGTCATCGATGTCGGCCGGCTCGCCGGCGGCGATGGCCGCGTTGATGCGTGTCAGCTCCGACGGCTGCCAGGCGTGCAGCAGGCGGTGCAGGCGGTCGAATTCGCGCAGCACCTCACCCAGCGCGTCACGCGCCTGCGCGCGATCGACGCCGTAGACGACGACTTCGACCCGGGTACCGAACACGAAGGATTCCTGCCGCTCGACCGGATCGCGCGCGCAGCCCGCGAGCAGCCCGCACAGCCACAGCAGCGCGAGGACGGCGCTAGCGCGTTGCCGCACGTTCGAGCGCGTCGACGAACATCGCGGCGACATCGAAGCCGGTCTGTTCGGTGATTTCCACGAAGCAGGTCGGACTGGTGACGTTGATCTCGGTCAGGCGGTCGCCGATCACGTCCAGCCCGACCAGCAGCAGGCCCCTTGCGGCGAGCACCGGGCCGAGCGCGCGGGCGATCCGCCAGTCGCCTTCGGACAGCGGCTGCGCCACGCCGCGCCCGCCCACCGCTAGATTGCCGCGCGTCTCGCCGGCCTTCGGGATGCGCGCGAGGCAGAACGGCACCGGCTCGCCGTCGATCAGCAGGATGCGCTTGTCGCCTTGCGCAATGTCCGGGATGAAGCGCTGCGCCATCAGTGTGTCAGTGCCGTCAGCGGTCAGCGTTTCGATGATGACGTTGCGGTTCGGGTCATCGGCGCGCACGCGGAAGATGCGCGAGCCGCCCATGCCGTCGAGCGGTTTCAGGATGCTGTCGCGATGCAGGTCGATGAAGGCATTGATCGCCGCCACGTCGCGCGTGACCAGCGTCGGCGTGATCAGGTCGGGAAATTCGCAGATCGACACCTTTTCCGAGTGGTCGCGCACCGCCCGCGGATGGTTGAACACGCGCGCGCCACCGGCCACGGCGCGCTCGAGCATCCAGGTGGCGGTGATGTATTCGAAGTCGAACGGCGGGTCCTGGCGCATCAGCACGGCGTCGAAGTCGCACAGCGCGCGCGTCTCGACATCGGCCGGGCTGTACCAGGGGTGGTCGCCCGGCGCGAGGTCAATGCGCAGCGCGCTCGCCGACAGTTCATTGCCGGACAGGCTAAGCGCCTCGCGCTGCACGGTCCAGATTTCGTGGCCACGGCGCGCCGCCTCGCGCATCATGGCGATGCTGGAATCCTTTACCGGCTTGAGCGCGTCGAGCGGATCGACGATGAAGGCGAATTGCATGATCAGCCGCGCAGTTCCGCTTCGACGGCTTCATGCTGGCCGTCTTCCGGCAGGCCACGGTCGAGTTCGATGCTGGCTGCCAGCAGCGCAAGGCGCGCCACCACCCCATACGCATAGAACCGGTTGGGCGGCGCATCCGGCTCGCAGCCCGGATCGGGCATCGTGCAGCAGGATTCGAACGCCAGCGGCTTGAAGTGCATGCCGGGCGCGTTCAGGTTCTCGTCGCGGCCGCGCTCGGCGTGTACACGATAGAAGCCGCCGACGACGTAGCGGTCCATCATGTACACCACCGGTTCGGCGACACCGCCATCGACCGTCTCGAAGGTGGGTACGCCCTCCTGGATCAGTACCGAACTGACTTCCATGCCTTCCTTGATGACGGCCATCTTGTTGCGCTGCTTGCGGTTCAGGCCGACGATTTCGGACGGGTCGCGCACCGTCATGATGCCCATGCCGTAGGTGCCGGCATCCGCCTTCACGATGACGAAGGGATCGTGGTCGATGCCGTGCTGGGCGTACTTGTCGCGGATGCGCGCCAGCAGCGCGCCGACCCGCGTCGCCAGGCACTCTTCTCCGCTGCGCTCGTGGAAGTTGATGTCGTGACAGACATCGAACATCGGATCGATGAGCCAGGGGTCGATGTCCATGACCGACGCAAAGCTGCGCGACACCTCGCTGTAGGCTTCGAAGTGCTGCGATTTGCGACGCGTCGTCCAGCCGGCGTGCAGCGGCGGAATGATGGTCTGTTCGCGCACGTCCTGCAGCAGCGCCGGCACGCCGGCCGACAGGTCGTTGTTGAGCAGGATGGCGCACGGATCGAAACCTTCGACGCCTATGCGCCGCCCGCCCGGCAGGCGGATCAGCGGTTCGAGCAGCAGGCTCTGACCATCGCCCAGGTCCAGCGTGGTCGGCGCCGTGATGTCCGGCAGCACGCTGCCGATGCGCACGTGCAGCCCGGCCAGCTTGAGGATGTGCGCAAGCCGCGCCACGTTGCGCAGGTAGAACAGGTTGCGCGTGTGGTTTTCGGGCACCAGCAGCAGGTTGCGCGCTTCCGGACACAACTTTTCTATCGCCGTCATCGTCGCCTGCACGCACAGCGGCAGAAACGCGGCGTTGAGGTTGTTGAAACCGCCGGGAAACAGATTGGTGTCGACCGGTGCCAGCTTGAAGCCGGCATTGCGCAGGTCGACCGAGGCATAGAAGGGCGGCGAGTGCTCCAGCCACTGAGAGCGGAACCACTGTTCGATGTCGGTCTGGCGTTCCAGGAAACAGCGCTCCAGCGCGAGCAGCGGGCCGGTGAGCGCGGTGGTCAGATGAGGCACCATGGGCGTTGGGCGGTCGCGATCCGCATTGAAATTCAGGCCGCGAATTGTACCCCTGCGACCTCCCTCTGCCACCTCGGGGCCGCACCGACCCGGACGGCCCCCGGTTGCGCTCCGGTACAATCCCGCGTCTTGCGCATCCGCGCGTTCAACTTTCCGTGAGTGCCATGCTGTCCGCTTCCAACATCACCATGCAGTTCGGTGCCAAGCCGCTGTTCGACAATGTCAGCATCAAGTTCGGCGGCGGCTTCCGCTACGGCCTGATCGGTGCCAATGGCGCCGGCAAGTCGACCTTCATGAAGATCCTCGCCGGCGTGCTCGAACCGACCGCCGGCAACGTCGTGCTCGATCCGCACGAGCGCATGGCCTTCCTGCGTCAGGACCAGTTCGCCTTCGAAGACCTGCGGGTGATCGACGTGGTCATGATGGGTCATGCGGAAATGTGGGCCTGCATGCAGGAAAAGGACGCCCTCTACGCGAACCCGGACGCGACCGAAGAGGATTACATGCGCGCCGCCGAACTCGAAGGCGAATTCGCGGAATACGACGGCTACACCGCCGAGGCGCGCGCCGGCGAGCTGCTGCTCGGTGTCGGCATTCCGACGGAACAGCACACCGGACCGATGCGCGAGGTCGCGCCCGGCTGGAAGCTGCGCGTGCTGCTTTGCCAGGCGCTGTTCGCCAACCCGGACGTGCTGCTGCTCGACGAGCCGACCAACAACCTCGACATCAACACCATCCGCTGGCTCGAACACGTGCTGAACGAACGCAACAGCACGATGATCATCATCAGCCACGACCGTCACTTCCTGAACCAGGTGTGCACCCACATGGCCGATCTGGACTACGCGACCATCCGCGTCTATCCGGGCACCTGGGACGACTACATCGAGGCATCGACGCAGGCGCGCGAACGGGTTGCCGCGGCGAACGCCAAGGCGAAGGAGCGCGTGGCAGACCTGCAGAGCTTCGTGCGCCGTTTCTCGGCCAATGCGTCCAAATCCAAGCAGGCCACGTCGCGCCTGAAGATGATCGACAAGATCAAGATCGAGGAATTCAAGCCGAGTTCGCGCCAGTATCCGTGGATACGCTTCGAGTACGACCCGAAGGAAAAGCTGCACCGCCAGGCGGTCGAACTGGAAAACGTGGTGTTCGGCTACGACGGCGGCCCGCAGATCCTGAAAGGCTTCACCGCCACCTTCGATGGCGGTGACCGCGTGGCCATCATCGGCGAGAACGGTGTCGGCAAGACCACCCTCCTCAAGCTGCTGGTGGGTGAGCTGGCGCCGCAGCACGGTGCGATCAAATGGGCGGAGAAGGCCCGGCTGGGCTATTTCGCGCAGGACCATTCGGCCGACTTCGACAGCGACCTGAACCTGACCGACTGGATCAGCGGTTACGTGCGTGAGGGCGGCTACGAGGGCGACGACGCGATCACGCTGATCCGCGGCACGCTGGGCCGGCTGCTGTTCGGCGGCGAAGACGTGAAGAAGAAGGTGCGCGTGCTGTCCGGCGGCGAACAGGGCCGCATGATGTTCGGCCGGCTGATGCTGCAGCGGAAGAACGTGCTGCTGCTCGACGAGCCGACCAACCACATGGACATGGAATCGATCGAATCGCTGAATGCCGGTCTCGACGCGTTCGAAGGCACACTGTTCTTCGTGTCGCACGACCGCGCCTTCGTATCGACGCTGGCCACGCGCGTGCTGGAAATGCGCGCCGATGGACAGATCACCGATTACCGCGGCGGCTACGAGGAATACCTCGCCAGCCAGGGCATCGAAGATTGAAATGAAGCCCCCACGCTCACTTCGTTCGCTGCCCCCCGTGGGGGCTGCGCTCGCCCTTGGGGCGGCCCTGCGGGCGGCGCAGATGCCCCCACGCTCACTTCGTTCGCTGCCCCCCGTGCGGGCTGCGCTCATCCACGGTCGACTTTGCACAGCCGGCCGGTTGCGCGGGCGGCGAGCAGCGCTCGCCGAAACCCCCGCTACACTCCTTGGGGCGGCGCGGCGCCGTTTCATGCGTTGTGAGTTGCGCAACGTGCGTTGGAGCGACTGAGATGTCCAGCAGCTGCCCGATCTGCGGCGATGCGCCGGGCCACCACTGGCTGTGGCGTGATGAGCGGCTGCGCATCATCGATGCACGCGATGCCGACCATCCAGCCTTCCTGCGCGTGGTCTGGAATGCGCATGTGCGCGAAATGACCGATCTGGTCGACGCCGACCGCCAGCACCTGATGGAGGTCGTCTGGCAGGTCGAGCGCGCCGTGCGCGAGATCGCCCAACCGGACAAGATCAACCTCGGCAGCCTCGGCAACATGGTGCCGCACCTGCACTGGCACGTCATCGCCCGCTGGCCGGACGACGCGCATTTCCCGGGGTCGGTCTGGAGTGCGAAGCAGCGCGAAGGCGCGGCCCGCCCGCGCATACCCGCCGCGCTGTGGCGCGCCACGCTGCTGGCGCGGCTGGGGCTGCCGACGGTGGCGGTGACACCCGAGCTGGTCACGGCCTACGAAAGCACCGCCTATGCGGCCGACCTGCCCGGCGGTCCGGCCACGTTGCGCATCGGCACGCCTGAACCGCTGCTCGAGCACTGGCTGGCCGAACACGGACAGACCCGCTGGGCGGTCATTTCCGCCGCCAATCCGTGGTCGACGCGCTGCGAAAAAGATGCCAACCACGCCGCGCACACCGCCCTGCGCGCGCTGCTGGTGCAGCGCGGCCTGCCGGTGTGCGAAGCAATGAACTGGCCGGACGACGGCGTCGCCGGCTGGACCGAACCGGCGCTGCTGTGCGCTGGCATCAGTCCGGAGGAAGCCCTGCGTATAGGCGCCGCCTTCGGCCAGAACGCAGTGCTGTGCGGTGAAGCGGGCAACATGGCACGGCTGATGTGGTGCGTGCGCCCGAGGGGCGATTGACCCCGCCCGCAGACAGCACCGCTCAGTATCCCTTCGGACTGTAACTGGGCCCGCTGTCCGGTGTCTCCGCAGGGCGGGTGCGCGCGACATGCCAGGTGCCGCCCAGGCCGTCGCCGCTCGCTTGGCCGGGTTTTGCGTCACCCACGAAGTAGTACAACGGCTTGCCGCGATGCGCCCACTGCAGACTGCCATCGTCGCGGCGCAACTGCGA
The sequence above is a segment of the Methyloversatilis sp. RAC08 genome. Coding sequences within it:
- a CDS encoding GGDEF domain-containing protein; this translates as MKTAPLPANEVQRLHALHRLDLLDTEPEPAFDDLTMLASQICEMPIALVSLVDAERQWFKSRCGLQASETSRDVSMCAHAFNEQGGLLVVPDTWLDERFADSPLVVGEPHIRFYGGVVLWSPDGLPLGALCVIDHRPSTLDASQQRALKALARQAEAQMHLRLRVRELRETTLALQRQKSLLMQQHHALEERCEQLAVEARVDALTGVGSRRDADHRLGDEFRVALTLNLPLSVALIDIDRFKQVNDTYGHARGDEMLRQVARKLASELRSDDYLARFGGEEFVVMLPNTPAELARKISERLRRAVETGPWQAPDELTVSIGFACADAHAASIDALIAAADAALYRAKDNGRNRVEAATDTTPGSPGECLVER
- a CDS encoding FAD:protein FMN transferase, producing MRQRASAVLALLWLCGLLAGCARDPVERQESFVFGTRVEVVVYGVDRAQARDALGEVLREFDRLHRLLHAWQPSELTRINAAIAAGEPADIDDEMAQLLADVKTTALRGEDLFNPAAGALIGAWGFHADEFLPRRPDAATLAALIAARPRMADVDIDAGPAGGHRLGSRNGAVQFDLGGYAKGYALDRAAALLRARGVRNALINIGGNVLALGAKGDQPWRVGIQHPRKSEALASVELRDGEAIGTSGDYQRYFELDGERLCHLIDPRDGQPVRHTQSLTVLIPAAPDAGARSDADSKPLFIAGRDAWQALAARMGVSHALRVDQDGSVVATSDMQARLR
- the gshB gene encoding glutathione synthase; translation: MQFAFIVDPLDALKPVKDSSIAMMREAARRGHEIWTVQREALSLSGNELSASALRIDLAPGDHPWYSPADVETRALCDFDAVLMRQDPPFDFEYITATWMLERAVAGGARVFNHPRAVRDHSEKVSICEFPDLITPTLVTRDVAAINAFIDLHRDSILKPLDGMGGSRIFRVRADDPNRNVIIETLTADGTDTLMAQRFIPDIAQGDKRILLIDGEPVPFCLARIPKAGETRGNLAVGGRGVAQPLSEGDWRIARALGPVLAARGLLLVGLDVIGDRLTEINVTSPTCFVEITEQTGFDVAAMFVDALERAATR
- the gshA gene encoding glutamate--cysteine ligase, translating into MVPHLTTALTGPLLALERCFLERQTDIEQWFRSQWLEHSPPFYASVDLRNAGFKLAPVDTNLFPGGFNNLNAAFLPLCVQATMTAIEKLCPEARNLLLVPENHTRNLFYLRNVARLAHILKLAGLHVRIGSVLPDITAPTTLDLGDGQSLLLEPLIRLPGGRRIGVEGFDPCAILLNNDLSAGVPALLQDVREQTIIPPLHAGWTTRRKSQHFEAYSEVSRSFASVMDIDPWLIDPMFDVCHDINFHERSGEECLATRVGALLARIRDKYAQHGIDHDPFVIVKADAGTYGMGIMTVRDPSEIVGLNRKQRNKMAVIKEGMEVSSVLIQEGVPTFETVDGGVAEPVVYMMDRYVVGGFYRVHAERGRDENLNAPGMHFKPLAFESCCTMPDPGCEPDAPPNRFYAYGVVARLALLAASIELDRGLPEDGQHEAVEAELRG
- a CDS encoding ABC-F family ATPase, translating into MLSASNITMQFGAKPLFDNVSIKFGGGFRYGLIGANGAGKSTFMKILAGVLEPTAGNVVLDPHERMAFLRQDQFAFEDLRVIDVVMMGHAEMWACMQEKDALYANPDATEEDYMRAAELEGEFAEYDGYTAEARAGELLLGVGIPTEQHTGPMREVAPGWKLRVLLCQALFANPDVLLLDEPTNNLDINTIRWLEHVLNERNSTMIIISHDRHFLNQVCTHMADLDYATIRVYPGTWDDYIEASTQARERVAAANAKAKERVADLQSFVRRFSANASKSKQATSRLKMIDKIKIEEFKPSSRQYPWIRFEYDPKEKLHRQAVELENVVFGYDGGPQILKGFTATFDGGDRVAIIGENGVGKTTLLKLLVGELAPQHGAIKWAEKARLGYFAQDHSADFDSDLNLTDWISGYVREGGYEGDDAITLIRGTLGRLLFGGEDVKKKVRVLSGGEQGRMMFGRLMLQRKNVLLLDEPTNHMDMESIESLNAGLDAFEGTLFFVSHDRAFVSTLATRVLEMRADGQITDYRGGYEEYLASQGIED
- a CDS encoding DUF3293 domain-containing protein, coding for MSSSCPICGDAPGHHWLWRDERLRIIDARDADHPAFLRVVWNAHVREMTDLVDADRQHLMEVVWQVERAVREIAQPDKINLGSLGNMVPHLHWHVIARWPDDAHFPGSVWSAKQREGAARPRIPAALWRATLLARLGLPTVAVTPELVTAYESTAYAADLPGGPATLRIGTPEPLLEHWLAEHGQTRWAVISAANPWSTRCEKDANHAAHTALRALLVQRGLPVCEAMNWPDDGVAGWTEPALLCAGISPEEALRIGAAFGQNAVLCGEAGNMARLMWCVRPRGD